A section of the Humulus lupulus chromosome 2, drHumLupu1.1, whole genome shotgun sequence genome encodes:
- the LOC133814305 gene encoding uncharacterized protein LOC133814305, producing the protein MARGEGVQTRSSSETSNQFSALDPGGRSFSDDARNPYFLSNSDYPGASLVPKILTGCENYSSWRRAMTVALIARNKLRFVNGKLLAPDEDDDDFELWNRCKSTVISWILHAVSNEIAESIMYMESATTIWTNLEERFNQKNDPRVFEAIKTKQSLAQGSSSVTNYFTRLKSLWDLIQEYRPQPACTCGAMKIIQEYHDED; encoded by the coding sequence ATGGCTCGCGGTGAAGGTGTTCAGACTCGAAGCTCCTCAGAGACTTCCAATCAATTTTCTGCTCTGGATCCTGGTGGCCGATCGTTTTCCGATGATGCTAGGAATCCATATTTCCTATCCAACAGTGATTATCCTGGAGCTAGTTTAGTTCCCAAAATTCTAACTGGTTGTGAAAACTATAGCTCGTGGCGTCGAGCAATGACAGTCGCATTGATCGCAAGAAACAAGCTCAGATTTGTTAATGGCAAACTTCTAGCACCTGATGAAGACGATGATGACTTTGAGCTATGGAATCGGTGTAAGAGCACAGTGATATCCTGGATTCTTCATGCGGTATCAAATGAAATAGCTGAGAGCATCATGTATATGGAGAGTGCTACAACAATCTGGACAAATCTTGAAGAGCGATTCAATCAGAAGAATGATCCTCGAGTTTTTGAAGCGATCAAAACCAAGCAGTCTCTTGCACAAGGATCAAGTAGTGTTACTAACTATTTCACTCGTCTCAAGTCCCTATGGGATCTTATTCAAGAGTATCGACCACAACCAGCTTGCACTTGTGGTGCTATGAAGATCATCCAAGAATATCACGACGAGGATTGA
- the LOC133817874 gene encoding protein SPIRAL1-like 3, with the protein MGRGVSAGGGQSSLGYLFGSGETPKKAQTSQNPDPVTVTNTVSPQKPVVVASKPKIIDKEIPAGIHGNPTNNYFRADGQNCGNFITDRPSTKVHAAPGGGSSLGYLFGGVGN; encoded by the exons ATGGGCCGGGGAGTCAGTGCTGGTGGAGGACAGAGTTCTTTGGGCTATCTATTTGGAAGTGGAGAGACTCCTAAAAAAGCCCAAACTTCTCAAAACCCAGACCCAGTTACAGTCACAAACACTGTTTCTCCTCAAAAACCTGTGGTTGTTGCTTCAAAGCCTAAGATAATTGACAAGGAGATCCCAGCAGGAATTCATGGCAACCCTACCAACAATTATTTTAGAGCTGATGGCCAGAACTGTGGAAATTTTATAACA GATCGGCCATCTACCAAGGTTCATGCTGCTCCAGGAGGTGGATCATCTTTGGGTTACCTCTTTGGTGGGGTTGGGAACTAA